The Clostridiaceae bacterium HFYG-1003 genome includes a window with the following:
- a CDS encoding dinitrogenase iron-molybdenum cofactor — MIKIAVASEHDMVTEHFGHCVNFNLYNAQNDEIMEHASIPNPGHRPGFLPNFLNDLGVNVIISGGMGGGAIEIFNQHNIEVIVGARGDARAAALAYLAGELKSTGSVCHEHSHHEECHA; from the coding sequence ATGATTAAGATCGCAGTAGCCAGTGAACACGACATGGTGACAGAACACTTCGGACATTGTGTTAATTTCAACCTCTACAATGCTCAGAATGATGAGATTATGGAACATGCCAGCATTCCCAATCCGGGACATCGCCCGGGCTTTCTGCCGAACTTTTTGAATGACCTGGGAGTCAACGTCATCATTTCCGGTGGCATGGGCGGCGGAGCCATTGAAATTTTCAACCAGCACAACATCGAAGTAATCGTCGGCGCCAGAGGCGACGCCAGAGCCGCGGCCTTGGCTTATCTGGCCGGAGAACTGAAATCCACCGGTTCGGTGTGCCACGAACATAGTCATCACGAGGAGTGCCATGCCTGA
- a CDS encoding IS630 family transposase, which translates to MNNDLKTQAVRLSPEEQYQIRKNIIRLSEKGKTNEEIAEILDVSLRHVQNTKKQYKEGGIAGIKPQKRGRREGAKRTLTPAQEKEIQQILVDKTPDQLKFKDCMWSRKTIAELIYEKYKISLPVSTLGVYLARWGFSVQRPMKRAYKQDTEKVQHWVETEFPGITERAEAENAEIFFGDETGLQNQSTCLRGYAPIGQTPVVRTEAKHIKINMLSAISNRGKLRFVLYKDNMNADKLIDFMRRLVHDSNKKVFLVLDNLRVHHAKKVMAWVEKHKEEIELFYLPPYAPEYNPDELLNSDLKRGISKKPSPRSDDELEHNVRSHLKTVQLRPNKIRGFFHSKTTKYAS; encoded by the coding sequence ATGAATAATGATTTAAAGACCCAAGCAGTTCGGCTTAGTCCGGAAGAGCAATATCAGATTCGCAAGAACATCATCCGACTATCAGAAAAAGGTAAAACGAATGAGGAAATAGCGGAAATCTTAGATGTAAGCTTGCGTCACGTCCAGAACACTAAGAAACAATACAAGGAAGGCGGGATCGCAGGGATCAAGCCCCAAAAGCGTGGTCGCCGAGAGGGTGCGAAACGAACCCTTACTCCTGCCCAGGAAAAGGAAATACAGCAAATCCTGGTTGATAAGACACCGGATCAATTGAAGTTCAAAGACTGCATGTGGAGCAGAAAAACCATTGCAGAGCTCATTTATGAAAAGTATAAAATCAGCCTGCCCGTATCTACTTTAGGGGTCTACTTGGCGCGGTGGGGATTCTCAGTCCAGCGGCCGATGAAACGCGCCTACAAGCAAGACACAGAGAAGGTGCAGCACTGGGTCGAAACTGAGTTTCCTGGCATTACTGAACGAGCAGAGGCTGAGAATGCAGAGATTTTCTTTGGAGATGAAACCGGATTGCAAAACCAGTCAACTTGCTTGCGTGGGTATGCGCCAATCGGACAAACGCCGGTGGTTCGAACCGAAGCAAAGCATATCAAGATCAACATGCTTTCAGCAATTTCCAATCGAGGAAAATTGCGCTTTGTCCTCTATAAAGACAACATGAATGCCGACAAACTGATTGATTTTATGCGGCGGTTAGTGCATGACAGCAACAAGAAAGTATTCCTGGTGCTCGATAATCTGCGGGTTCATCACGCTAAAAAAGTCATGGCGTGGGTAGAAAAGCATAAGGAAGAAATTGAGCTATTCTACCTGCCACCGTATGCCCCAGAGTACAATCCTGATGAATTGCTCAACAGCGATCTCAAACGTGGCATAAGTAAAAAACCAAGTCCCAGGAGCGATGATGAGCTTGAACATAATGTTCGATCTCATTTAAAAACTGTGCAATTGCGTCCTAATAAAATCAGGGGGTTCTTCCATTCAAAAACCACAAAATATGCCTCTTAA
- a CDS encoding heme-binding protein — translation MAPYETAPYQVLKAEPPFELRAYDAFVTASVDSRDWINSDGFNQIFNYISGSNEAGQKISMTTPVFNELESSRATTEFVMPREVTPLLPRPQDPSITLKSHSPVKTAVITFSGRMNEAAVQKNKARLTDWIHRQGLTPAGPIRLARYNPPFIPPFLRRNEILMDVRDE, via the coding sequence ATGGCTCCTTATGAAACAGCCCCCTATCAGGTTCTGAAAGCAGAACCGCCCTTTGAGCTGCGGGCCTATGATGCGTTTGTCACCGCTTCAGTGGACAGCCGGGACTGGATAAATTCAGACGGATTTAACCAGATCTTCAATTACATCAGCGGCAGCAACGAAGCCGGTCAGAAAATTTCCATGACGACTCCGGTATTCAATGAACTGGAAAGCAGTCGGGCCACCACGGAGTTCGTCATGCCCCGGGAAGTGACCCCGCTCCTGCCTCGACCCCAGGATCCCTCCATTACGTTGAAGTCTCATTCCCCGGTGAAAACCGCAGTCATTACCTTCTCCGGCCGCATGAATGAAGCAGCGGTGCAGAAAAATAAAGCCCGGCTGACGGACTGGATTCACCGCCAGGGCCTGACCCCGGCCGGTCCCATCCGGCTGGCGCGCTACAATCCGCCGTTTATCCCCCCGTTCCTGCGCCGCAATGAGATTCTGATGGATGTGCGGGACGAATAA
- a CDS encoding integrase core domain-containing protein, with amino-acid sequence MEGFLGILKCEMFYLKTFHTYEELKQAVDDYIRFYNTKRYLRKYKGLDPLEVRNQALAA; translated from the coding sequence ATGGAAGGGTTCTTGGGTATCCTGAAGTGTGAGATGTTCTACCTTAAGACCTTCCACACTTACGAGGAACTCAAGCAGGCGGTGGATGACTACATCCGCTTCTACAACACGAAGCGGTACTTGAGAAAGTACAAAGGTCTGGATCCTCTTGAGGTGAGGAACCAGGCACTGGCTGCATGA
- a CDS encoding Mrp/NBP35 family ATP-binding protein: MSETCDQNCSGCGETCSERKTSPKDFLEQPHVMSRVKKVIGIVSGKGGVGKSLVTSLMAVEMNRRGYHTAILDADVTGPSIPKAFGIRTQPETNEYGLLPIRTKTEIDIMSINLLLEDETDPVLWRGPILANTVKQFWTEVIWEDVDFMFIDMPPGTGDVPLTVFQSIPIDGILVVTSPQELVSMIVGKAVKMAKMMNIPIIGLVENYSYFKCPDNGKEYRIFGESHIDEVAAAHQLKVQARLPIDPRLAAATDRGMIELYAGDWLHELAQELEGMIPAGSEPVGTHRN, translated from the coding sequence ATGAGTGAAACATGTGACCAGAACTGTTCCGGATGCGGGGAAACCTGTTCTGAGCGAAAGACCAGCCCGAAGGATTTCCTGGAACAGCCTCATGTCATGAGTCGGGTGAAAAAGGTGATTGGAATCGTCAGCGGCAAAGGTGGCGTCGGCAAATCGCTGGTGACCTCGCTGATGGCGGTGGAAATGAATCGGCGGGGGTATCATACCGCAATTCTGGATGCGGATGTTACGGGTCCGTCGATCCCCAAAGCCTTCGGCATCAGAACTCAGCCGGAAACCAATGAGTATGGCCTGCTTCCCATTCGAACCAAAACAGAGATTGACATCATGTCGATCAACCTGCTGCTGGAAGACGAGACAGATCCCGTGCTGTGGCGCGGTCCGATTCTGGCCAATACGGTCAAGCAGTTCTGGACGGAAGTCATCTGGGAGGATGTGGATTTCATGTTCATCGACATGCCTCCGGGAACCGGAGATGTTCCGCTCACTGTCTTCCAGTCCATTCCGATTGACGGCATCCTGGTAGTCACCTCCCCGCAGGAACTGGTTTCCATGATTGTGGGGAAAGCCGTCAAAATGGCAAAGATGATGAATATTCCGATCATTGGTCTGGTGGAGAATTACTCCTACTTCAAATGTCCGGACAACGGCAAGGAGTACCGGATCTTCGGGGAGAGCCACATCGACGAAGTCGCCGCGGCTCATCAGCTGAAAGTACAGGCCAGGCTTCCCATCGATCCCAGACTGGCGGCCGCCACTGACCGCGGCATGATCGAGCTGTATGCCGGGGACTGGCTCCATGAGCTGGCCCAGGAACTGGAAGGCATGATTCCGGCAGGCAGTGAACCGGTTGGAACTCATAGGAATTAA
- a CDS encoding ATP-binding protein, which yields MKIAVLSGKGGTGKTLVSVNLAAAIAPSVYLDCDVEEPNGHLFFRPKSIQREAVTVKIPAVDETKCNACRTCVEFCKFHALAMVGTRWMLFDDICHSCGGCTLLCPQQALHEVEKSIGEIQTGTSEGVTVRTGWLDPGQSSGVPIIRKLFAAESPLDQPMIVDCPPGSACIVMDSIRDADYCILVAEPTLFGLHNLKMVHELVRLFQKPHGVILNKCIEGDNPSKDYCLEQGITILESIPFDKTIGRLNSNGRILARELPQYHEMFTRLHQKIREVAGYETAADSER from the coding sequence ATGAAGATCGCGGTATTAAGCGGCAAAGGCGGCACCGGGAAAACACTGGTATCGGTAAATCTGGCGGCCGCCATTGCACCTTCCGTCTATCTGGACTGCGACGTCGAGGAACCCAACGGACATCTCTTCTTTCGTCCGAAGTCCATTCAGCGGGAGGCAGTTACGGTAAAAATTCCGGCAGTGGATGAGACGAAATGCAATGCCTGCCGGACCTGCGTTGAATTCTGCAAGTTCCATGCCCTGGCGATGGTCGGGACCAGGTGGATGCTGTTTGATGACATTTGTCATTCCTGCGGGGGCTGTACCCTGCTTTGTCCGCAGCAGGCACTGCATGAAGTGGAAAAATCCATCGGCGAGATTCAGACTGGCACCTCGGAAGGGGTAACCGTTCGAACCGGCTGGCTTGATCCGGGTCAGTCCTCCGGAGTTCCGATCATCCGAAAGCTGTTTGCCGCTGAGTCGCCGTTGGACCAGCCGATGATCGTGGACTGTCCGCCAGGGTCCGCCTGCATCGTCATGGACAGTATCCGGGATGCTGATTATTGCATCCTGGTGGCAGAACCGACCCTGTTTGGGCTGCATAACCTGAAGATGGTTCATGAACTGGTGCGGCTGTTTCAGAAACCGCACGGAGTCATTCTCAATAAATGCATCGAAGGCGACAACCCGTCCAAAGACTACTGTCTGGAACAGGGGATTACAATCCTGGAGTCCATACCCTTTGATAAAACCATTGGCCGGCTGAATTCCAATGGACGAATCCTGGCACGTGAACTGCCCCAGTATCATGAGATGTTCACCAGACTGCATCAAAAAATCAGGGAGGTGGCCGGCTATGAAACAGCTGCTGATTCTGAGCGGTAA
- a CDS encoding transposase: protein MQRPTRDMLWMQPAFEKYIKEEIELFYLPPYAPEYNPDELLNSDLKRGISKKPSPRSDEELEHNVRSHLKTVQLRPNKIRGFFHSKTTKYAS from the coding sequence ATGCAACGGCCGACCCGCGACATGCTCTGGATGCAGCCAGCCTTTGAGAAATACATCAAGGAAGAAATTGAGCTATTCTACCTGCCACCGTATGCTCCAGAGTACAATCCTGATGAATTGCTCAACAGCGATCTCAAACGTGGCATAAGTAAAAAACCAAGTCCCAGGAGCGATGAGGAGCTTGAACATAATGTTCGATCTCATTTAAAAACTGTGCAATTGCGTCCTAATAAAATCAGGGGGTTCTTCCATTCAAAAACCACAAAATATGCCTCTTAA
- a CDS encoding DUF134 domain-containing protein: MPRPRKWRKVCCLPEMELFGPLSGTNDSKRDISMTVDEYETIRLIDLEGLTQEECAERMQVARATVQSIYKEARGKIAQALVYGDRLRIGGGDYQLYNDKERRMGCHQCRRGLYGRCFQSGLENDPDDGSEHEENNR; encoded by the coding sequence ATGCCAAGACCAAGAAAGTGGCGGAAAGTGTGCTGTCTGCCTGAAATGGAGCTGTTCGGGCCGCTAAGCGGAACGAATGACTCCAAGCGGGATATTTCTATGACAGTCGATGAATATGAGACGATTCGCCTGATTGATCTGGAAGGACTGACTCAGGAAGAATGCGCCGAACGGATGCAGGTTGCCCGAGCCACGGTTCAGTCAATCTACAAGGAAGCCAGGGGAAAAATCGCTCAGGCACTGGTATACGGCGACCGTCTGCGGATTGGAGGCGGTGATTACCAGTTGTACAATGACAAGGAACGGCGCATGGGATGCCATCAGTGCCGCAGAGGCCTGTATGGCCGATGCTTCCAAAGTGGCTTAGAAAATGACCCGGATGATGGGTCGGAACATGAGGAGAATAATCGATGA
- a CDS encoding DUF5050 domain-containing protein → MKSLHRSLMTVLALALGLTACSHSPPPGTAAAPLKPGTGPTATSVQVNPSTAPSDTEFTLCGCEPGNTNTNYGTHGCFAEKDGWIYYADASQGARLMRKRADDTQITDYNEKPVSSINVAGGWIYYIKRTRLDEAYIYRMTTEGKSIERISPIPCDYDSCANILVKGDYVFFSNLAENGSLYRMKTDGTEPVRLNARTSRSLTLEGDWIYYVAKEAQGDELRTIRPDGTDDRLLAEEVCTNIIPYEGWIYYTSLADDQRVLMRMRLDGSGAMELLRDSLCGMTIYQDQLFYVIRETGRLYRAELDGSDPVLLMNTRAFGVQIAGGWIYFSNADDVNRPYRVRLDGSGMEPAYTVDWIRDDPEEPDYARGLGVPNSNAHSRFVRGGNWIYFSLDHYMGEIRKTLRNGISISTVIKRPGNHLNLSGHYLYFIDTGFYDCLARVRIDGTGYGIVADQSASELVVFDEWMYFVNQSLDQTLCRIRVDGTGLQQLTQMAVRNLKLDDEWIYFEPSLTNDQAGEEGISKIRRDGSEVLPVTGQAIALMTLDQDWIYYTTESDHELRRMKTDATQNESINGETGTLYGIHQGWLYYYATGKDKGMVRFHLEDRTRELILGPGTYSLVHFLEDQIIYYNNDMNTYHMMEPDGSERREFKP, encoded by the coding sequence ATGAAATCGCTGCACCGAAGCCTGATGACTGTCCTGGCGCTGGCGCTGGGACTCACCGCCTGTTCTCATTCCCCGCCGCCGGGGACTGCGGCTGCGCCTTTAAAGCCCGGTACCGGACCGACTGCCACCTCTGTCCAGGTGAACCCGTCGACAGCTCCCTCTGACACGGAGTTTACGCTTTGCGGCTGCGAACCGGGGAACACCAATACCAATTACGGTACTCACGGCTGCTTTGCCGAAAAGGACGGCTGGATTTATTATGCAGACGCCAGTCAGGGCGCCCGGTTAATGCGCAAACGGGCCGACGACACCCAGATCACCGATTACAATGAAAAGCCGGTCAGCAGCATCAATGTGGCTGGCGGCTGGATCTATTACATTAAGCGGACCAGGCTGGATGAAGCTTATATTTATCGCATGACCACCGAGGGCAAGAGCATCGAGCGCATCAGCCCGATTCCCTGCGATTACGATTCCTGTGCCAATATTCTCGTCAAGGGCGACTATGTTTTCTTTTCCAACCTGGCGGAGAATGGGTCGCTGTACCGGATGAAGACAGACGGAACCGAACCGGTCCGGCTGAATGCCAGAACCAGCCGGAGTCTGACGCTGGAAGGGGACTGGATCTATTATGTGGCAAAGGAGGCGCAGGGAGACGAACTGCGCACGATCCGGCCGGATGGAACTGACGACCGGCTCCTGGCCGAGGAGGTCTGCACCAATATCATTCCTTACGAAGGCTGGATTTACTATACCAGTCTGGCGGATGATCAGCGGGTGCTCATGCGGATGCGACTGGATGGCAGCGGCGCCATGGAACTGCTTCGGGACAGCCTGTGCGGCATGACGATCTACCAGGATCAGCTGTTTTATGTCATTCGCGAGACCGGCAGACTTTACCGGGCTGAGCTTGATGGAAGCGATCCGGTGCTGCTGATGAACACCAGGGCCTTCGGGGTACAGATCGCCGGCGGCTGGATCTATTTTTCCAATGCCGATGATGTCAATCGACCTTACCGGGTGAGACTGGACGGCTCCGGCATGGAACCGGCCTACACCGTGGACTGGATCCGGGATGATCCGGAAGAACCGGATTATGCCAGGGGTCTGGGAGTCCCCAATTCGAACGCCCACAGCCGGTTTGTCCGAGGCGGGAACTGGATCTACTTTTCCCTGGATCACTATATGGGCGAGATTCGAAAGACGCTGCGCAACGGAATTTCCATCAGTACCGTCATCAAGCGGCCGGGGAATCATCTGAACCTGTCCGGCCACTATCTCTATTTTATTGATACCGGTTTTTACGACTGCCTGGCCAGAGTCCGGATCGACGGCACCGGCTACGGCATTGTTGCCGACCAGAGCGCTTCCGAGCTCGTGGTCTTTGATGAATGGATGTACTTTGTCAATCAGTCCCTGGACCAGACCTTATGTCGAATCCGGGTGGACGGCACCGGGCTGCAGCAGCTGACTCAGATGGCCGTGCGCAATCTGAAGCTGGATGACGAATGGATTTACTTTGAACCCTCGCTGACCAACGATCAGGCCGGGGAAGAGGGCATCAGTAAGATCCGGCGCGACGGAAGCGAAGTTCTTCCGGTCACCGGCCAGGCCATCGCCCTGATGACCCTGGATCAGGACTGGATTTACTACACCACCGAATCAGATCACGAACTGCGCCGGATGAAGACCGACGCGACCCAGAACGAGAGCATCAATGGCGAAACCGGTACCCTTTATGGCATCCACCAGGGATGGCTCTACTACTACGCTACCGGCAAGGACAAAGGGATGGTTCGATTCCACCTCGAAGACCGGACCAGAGAACTGATTCTTGGCCCCGGCACCTATTCGCTGGTTCATTTTCTGGAAGATCAGATCATCTACTACAACAATGACATGAACACCTATCACATGATGGAGCCGGATGGCTCGGAACGTCGTGAGTTCAAACCCTGA
- a CDS encoding ATP-binding protein, whose product MKQLLILSGKGGTGKTTVASAFIKLSQARAYADCDVDAPNLHLVMQNLPVLDRTDYYGLPKAQIYTDQCIECDLCRQHCRFEAIHVNGTYQVDPFACEGCGVCAAVCPVRAIELKPATAGELMLYGDDRSVFSTAQLKMGSGTSGLLVTEVKKRLMAAAPSAELAIIDGSPGIGCPVIASISGVDLVLIVAEPSLSGISDLDRIVLTAAKFQTPVAVCINKADTNEGNAALIESFCEERGIPFTGRIPFDPMAVQAINTGRTIVDLDCPAGDAVREVFSKTLIQLGKGKSLTILSKKE is encoded by the coding sequence ATGAAACAGCTGCTGATTCTGAGCGGTAAAGGCGGTACAGGAAAAACTACGGTCGCGTCGGCTTTTATCAAATTATCTCAGGCCAGAGCCTATGCCGACTGTGATGTCGACGCGCCCAACCTGCATCTGGTCATGCAGAATCTTCCGGTATTGGACCGGACTGATTATTATGGCCTGCCGAAAGCGCAGATATATACCGATCAGTGCATCGAGTGTGATCTGTGCCGCCAGCATTGCCGGTTTGAGGCAATTCATGTCAATGGCACCTACCAGGTGGATCCCTTTGCCTGTGAAGGCTGCGGCGTATGCGCAGCCGTCTGTCCGGTCCGGGCCATTGAACTGAAGCCGGCAACTGCCGGCGAACTGATGCTGTATGGTGATGACCGGAGCGTCTTCTCCACGGCCCAGCTGAAAATGGGCTCAGGCACTTCGGGACTTTTAGTGACGGAAGTCAAGAAGCGGCTGATGGCCGCGGCACCATCTGCCGAACTGGCCATCATCGACGGGTCTCCCGGCATTGGCTGTCCCGTCATCGCTTCCATCAGCGGTGTGGATCTGGTGCTCATCGTGGCAGAGCCGTCTCTGTCCGGCATCAGCGATCTGGACCGAATTGTGCTGACTGCCGCTAAATTCCAGACCCCGGTGGCGGTGTGCATCAACAAGGCCGATACCAATGAAGGGAACGCCGCCCTGATTGAGTCATTCTGCGAGGAACGCGGAATTCCCTTTACCGGTCGGATCCCCTTTGATCCCATGGCGGTTCAGGCCATCAACACGGGCAGGACCATTGTTGACCTGGATTGCCCGGCCGGAGACGCGGTTCGGGAAGTATTCAGCAAAACACTGATTCAGCTGGGGAAGGGGAAGAGCCTGACCATACTCTCAAAAAAAGAGTAA
- a CDS encoding glutamate synthase-related protein, protein MTYSPNLSSAFNDTFHRSRHLSPQSGMCSFCTEDCEGPCEIALAAVLGARAVYPTNTGANQIASEKDYPLDYSHFNINGRVFGAVGAGLNFAEANIFRVNLESEYGRFHPVRLAMPLILPALIKMNWEDYFGGAAMAGVTCVIGEDSRTKDPELRLEHGKVVHFPALQKMLDAFRRYDRGYGQIVLQCNIEDDMMGVPEYAIQVHGAQAIELKFGQGAKGTQPVNRLKDREEALIKQALGHLVLPDPTDPAIVQAEADGVCPNFYIYSRLPIWDEEYLIPRIAELRQLGAKNIYLKMAGYDREDIRRVLQLGSQAEVDMITFDGAGGGSGYSPCKMMNEWGLPTVLLEETVLQITRDMKNNGLYVPAITITGGFSSEDQVFKALAYGRGHVTSVGIGRAAMAAAMTGKHIGQRIEAGEVPKAYQKYGSSVAQIYGDLPELRALYGKAADDFSPGAIGVFSYLNKLAFGLKHFAALNRKFDMKYLDQTDLIPLTRDAKDLIKGRWFD, encoded by the coding sequence ATGACCTACTCACCCAACCTGTCATCAGCCTTCAATGATACCTTTCACCGCAGCCGTCATCTCTCACCCCAGTCCGGGATGTGCTCATTCTGTACGGAGGATTGCGAAGGCCCCTGCGAGATTGCCCTGGCGGCTGTTCTGGGAGCTCGGGCGGTATACCCCACCAACACCGGGGCCAATCAGATCGCTTCGGAAAAGGACTATCCCCTGGATTACTCGCACTTCAACATCAACGGCAGAGTGTTCGGTGCCGTCGGAGCGGGTCTGAATTTTGCCGAGGCGAATATTTTCCGGGTAAACCTTGAGAGCGAATACGGCCGATTCCATCCGGTTCGGCTGGCCATGCCCCTGATTCTGCCAGCCCTGATCAAGATGAACTGGGAGGATTATTTCGGCGGTGCGGCCATGGCCGGCGTCACCTGCGTCATTGGGGAAGATTCCCGAACCAAGGATCCCGAACTGCGGCTGGAGCATGGCAAAGTGGTTCATTTCCCGGCGCTGCAGAAGATGCTGGATGCCTTCCGTCGCTATGACCGGGGATATGGTCAGATTGTGCTTCAGTGCAATATTGAGGATGACATGATGGGCGTTCCCGAATATGCCATCCAGGTTCATGGCGCTCAGGCCATTGAGCTCAAGTTTGGCCAGGGGGCCAAGGGCACCCAGCCGGTCAACCGGCTGAAGGACCGGGAAGAGGCGTTAATTAAGCAGGCACTGGGTCATCTGGTGCTGCCGGATCCCACGGATCCCGCCATTGTTCAGGCGGAGGCTGACGGAGTCTGTCCCAACTTCTATATCTATTCCCGGCTGCCAATCTGGGATGAGGAGTATTTAATTCCCCGAATCGCTGAGCTGCGCCAGCTGGGGGCAAAGAATATCTATCTCAAAATGGCCGGCTATGACCGGGAGGACATCCGACGGGTGCTGCAGCTGGGCAGTCAGGCGGAAGTCGACATGATCACCTTTGACGGTGCCGGCGGCGGCAGTGGCTACAGCCCCTGCAAAATGATGAATGAGTGGGGATTGCCCACCGTGTTACTGGAGGAAACTGTCCTGCAGATTACCCGGGACATGAAAAACAACGGGCTGTATGTGCCCGCCATCACCATCACCGGCGGATTCAGTTCAGAAGATCAGGTGTTCAAGGCATTGGCCTACGGCAGGGGTCATGTGACATCCGTTGGAATCGGCCGAGCCGCCATGGCTGCGGCCATGACCGGCAAGCACATTGGCCAGAGAATCGAGGCAGGGGAAGTTCCCAAGGCGTACCAGAAGTACGGCTCCAGTGTGGCACAGATCTACGGCGATCTGCCGGAACTGCGGGCACTGTATGGAAAAGCGGCCGATGATTTTTCTCCGGGAGCCATTGGCGTCTTCTCGTATCTGAACAAACTGGCCTTTGGACTGAAGCACTTTGCCGCCCTCAACCGGAAGTTTGACATGAAATATCTGGATCAGACGGATCTGATCCCACTGACCCGGGATGCGAAGGATCTGATCAAAGGCCGCTGGTTCGACTAA
- a CDS encoding NifB/NifX family molybdenum-iron cluster-binding protein — MKIAIPADEQKMEGNVCISFGRTPYYLIFDTEAGTGTFMVNEAAQSQGGAGIKAAQAVVDSGAQVLLTPRCGENAAKVLNGANVRIHRSIEGSLTENIEAFKAGQLPLLEEIHPGYHGH; from the coding sequence ATGAAAATAGCAATACCAGCCGATGAACAAAAAATGGAAGGAAATGTCTGCATTTCCTTTGGCCGGACCCCGTACTATCTGATCTTTGACACCGAAGCCGGGACGGGTACCTTTATGGTCAACGAGGCAGCCCAAAGCCAGGGCGGAGCCGGAATCAAGGCTGCTCAGGCCGTTGTGGATTCAGGAGCCCAGGTACTTTTGACGCCCCGGTGCGGCGAAAACGCAGCCAAGGTTCTGAATGGGGCAAATGTCCGGATTCATCGCAGCATCGAAGGCAGCCTGACCGAAAATATTGAAGCATTCAAGGCCGGGCAGCTTCCGCTTCTGGAAGAGATTCATCCCGGATATCATGGACACTAA